From Chryseobacterium gallinarum, one genomic window encodes:
- a CDS encoding lipocalin-like domain-containing protein codes for MKKLTLLFAGLSLFVATGCTSSNDDVMEAPLVGVWQPLKEVVTTVETGEDPVSDLITYTECQKQSRWRFNADASGKKSEVEEGTVAGQCNPLPDKNFTYIYDKGGKSVQMKYQGIVEPVNAKVITLDATTLNLAVREETQDPTVFKTRTYTFKRIPQ; via the coding sequence ATGAAGAAATTAACATTACTATTTGCAGGTTTATCATTATTTGTGGCTACCGGATGTACCAGTAGTAATGATGATGTCATGGAAGCCCCTCTTGTAGGAGTCTGGCAACCGTTGAAAGAAGTTGTTACTACAGTGGAAACAGGTGAAGATCCCGTTTCCGACCTGATTACCTATACGGAATGCCAGAAACAATCCAGATGGAGGTTCAATGCAGATGCTTCCGGGAAAAAATCTGAGGTTGAAGAGGGAACCGTTGCCGGACAATGTAATCCTTTACCTGATAAAAACTTTACCTATATTTATGATAAAGGCGGAAAGTCTGTACAAATGAAATATCAGGGTATCGTAGAACCGGTAAATGCAAAAGTGATTACCCTGGATGCTACAACCCTCAACCTGGCAGTAAGAGAAGAGACCCAGGATCCGACTGTATTCAAAACAAGGACGTATACTTTCAAGAGAATTCCTCAGTAA
- a CDS encoding acyltransferase family protein: MQDITKNNFDFIRVLLAFIVFVGHLGALSQADQLHFLTYSPVEVAVFSFFIVSGFLIARSYERSSSLKSYAKKRFNRIVPAYLLVVFLCTTLLSLVSTLSFSEYFSNTQVYKYWFWNSLFLNFKAPWLPGVFGNQAVNGALWTLKIEMCFYIAVPFMFLLFGKKNKYRNTSLIVLYFLSLLFLNYFEMTGRTAISRQLPGSLCYFIGGMLLYFNFDKFIQHKHGLFIIAILTVWIDLILKIKLFSPMMISIIVLYIAYSFRFLNNFGKYGDFTYGIYIFHFPIIRIFQTLGFFEDYNPYVMSFICMFTVIGVGIASWHFYEKRFL, from the coding sequence ATGCAGGATATAACGAAAAACAATTTTGACTTCATCCGTGTTCTCCTTGCTTTCATTGTCTTTGTAGGACATTTGGGAGCATTAAGCCAAGCAGACCAGCTCCATTTTCTAACTTATAGCCCTGTGGAAGTCGCCGTTTTCTCGTTTTTTATCGTCAGCGGTTTTCTTATTGCCAGAAGCTATGAGCGATCTTCAAGTTTAAAAAGCTATGCAAAAAAGAGATTTAACCGGATTGTTCCTGCTTATTTACTGGTTGTGTTTCTCTGCACCACACTCTTGAGTTTGGTAAGCACTTTATCTTTCTCTGAATATTTCAGCAATACACAGGTTTACAAATACTGGTTCTGGAATTCCCTTTTCCTGAATTTTAAAGCACCGTGGCTGCCTGGAGTGTTCGGTAATCAGGCTGTAAATGGTGCATTATGGACCCTCAAAATAGAAATGTGCTTTTATATTGCGGTTCCATTCATGTTCTTATTATTCGGAAAGAAAAACAAATACAGAAATACCAGTCTTATTGTATTGTATTTTCTATCCTTATTATTCCTTAATTATTTTGAAATGACCGGCAGGACTGCCATCTCAAGGCAATTACCCGGATCATTATGTTATTTTATCGGGGGAATGCTTCTGTATTTTAATTTTGATAAATTTATTCAACATAAGCATGGTCTTTTTATAATTGCCATACTGACGGTGTGGATTGATCTTATTCTTAAAATAAAGCTATTTTCTCCGATGATGATCAGTATTATCGTTTTATATATTGCTTATTCATTCAGGTTTCTCAATAACTTTGGAAAATACGGTGACTTTACGTATGGAATTTATATTTTCCATTTCCCTATAATCCGTATATTCCAGACATTAGGATTTTT